In Lonchura striata isolate bLonStr1 chromosome 14, bLonStr1.mat, whole genome shotgun sequence, one genomic interval encodes:
- the MBNL3 gene encoding muscleblind-like protein 3 isoform X3, translated as MFAQQMQFMLPGAQLQPITTFPVTPSLATSPTMAFSPYLSHVSPGMGLVPAELLPNTPVLVSGNPTVTVPGGSAGQKLMRTDKLEVCREFQRGNCTRGENDCRYAHPIDIAMIDTNENTVTVCMDYIKGRCSREKCKYFHPPAHLQAKIKAAQHQVNQTAAAAMALPPGALQPLPKRPALEKNNGATTVFNPSVFHYQQALANMQLQQPTFIPTGSVLCMTPTASVVPMMHGATPTTVSAATTPATSVPFAATATANQISQLSVDELSSSMFVSQM; from the exons ACAACATTTCCTGTGACTCCATCGCTTGCAACAAGCCCCACAATGGCTTTTAGTCCCTACCTGAGTCATGTTTCTCCTGGGATGGGCTTAGTTCCTGCAGAGCTTTTACCAAATACTCCTGTCCTGGTTTCTGGAAATCCTACTGTTACAGTACCGGGAGGCTCTgctgggcagaaactgatgcgtACGGATAAACTGGAG GTTTGTCGAGAGTTTCAGCGTGGAAATTGCACACGTGGTGAGAATGATTGCCGTTATGCTCACCCTATAGATATTGCAATGATAGACACAAATGAAAATACTGTTACAGTTTGCATGGATTACATCAAAGGTCGATGCTCTAGGGAGAAATGCAAGTACTTTCATCCCCCTGCACACCTGCAAGCCAAAATCAAGGCAGCTCAACACCAGGTGAACCAGACAGCTGCAGCTGCAATG GCCCTGCCGCCTGGTGCACTTCAACCTTTACCAAAGAGGCCAGCACTTGAAAAAAACAATGGTGCCACCACAGTCTTTAACCCAAGCGTTTTCCACTACCAACAGGCTCTAGCCAACATGCAGTTGCAACAGCCTACGTTCATCCCTACAG GGTCAGTTCTGTGCATGACACCCACTGCAAGCGTTG TGCCCATGATGCACGGTGCTACGCCCACCACTGTGTCTGCAGCAACAACTCCTGCCACCAGCGTCCCCTTCGCTGCAACAGCTACCGCCAATCAG ATATCCCAGTTATCAGTAGATGAACTGAGTAGCAGCATGTTTGTTTCACAGATGTAG